The Acipenser ruthenus chromosome 25, fAciRut3.2 maternal haplotype, whole genome shotgun sequence genome has a window encoding:
- the LOC131696504 gene encoding protein FAM76A isoform X2: MVKCTYCRTEFQQESKTNTICKKCAQNVKLYGTPKPCQYCNIIATFIGNKCQRCTNSEKKYGPPHTCEQCKQHCAFDRKDDRKKVDGKLLCWLCTLSYKRVLQKTKEQRKHLSSSSHTALQEKEQLTWLSDASHYNSQKTLSTSSIQNEIPKKKPKFDAIIANGDSFSPDLALDSPGTDHFVIMSQLKEEVATLKKMLHQKDQLILEKEKKITELKAEFQYQENQMRSKMNQMEKMHKEVVEQQQARNRELMKQVAALSKGKKPEKAGAMTSP, encoded by the exons ATGGTTAAGTGCACGTACTGCAGGACAGAGTTTCAGCAGGAAAG TAAAACCAACACCATCTGTAAGAAATGTGCACAGAACGTGAAACTGTATGGCACA CCCAAACCCTGCCAGTACTGTAACATAATCGCCACGTTCATCGGTAACAAATGCCAGCGCTGCACAAACTCAGAGAAGAAGTACGGCCCCCCCCACACGTGCGAGCAGTGCAAGCAGCACTGTGCCTTCGACAGGAAGGACGACAGGAAGAAG GTGGACGGGAAGCTGCTGTGCTGGCTCTGCACCCTCTCCTACAAGAGGGTCCTCCAGAAGACCAAAGAGCAGCGCAAGCACCTGAGCTCCTCCTCTCACACAGCCCTGCAGGAGAAGGAGCAGCTCACCTGGCTCAGCGATGCCAGCCACTACAACAG TCAGAAGACTTTGTCCACCTCGTCCATTCAGAATGAAATTCCAAAGAAAAAGCCCAAGTTTGACGCCATCATAGCCAATGGGGACAG CTTCTCCCCGGACCTGGCCCTGGACTCCCCCGGCACAGACCACTTCGTCATCATGTCCCAGCTGAAGGAGGAGGTGGCAACGCTCAAGAAGATGCTGCACCAGAAGGACCAGCTCATcctggagaaggagaagaag ATCACGGAGCTGAAGGCTGAATTCCAGTACCAGGAGAATCAGATGAGGTCCAAGATGAACCAGATGGAGAAAATGCACAAGGAGGTTGTGGAGCAACAGCAG GCCCGCAACAGGGAGCTTATGAAGCAGGTGGCCGCTCTGTCGAAAGGGAAAAAGCCAGAGAAAGCAGGAGCAATGACATCACCCTGA
- the LOC131696504 gene encoding protein FAM76A isoform X1, which yields MAALYACTKCNQRCPFEALSQGQQLCKECRIAHPMVKCTYCRTEFQQESKTNTICKKCAQNVKLYGTPKPCQYCNIIATFIGNKCQRCTNSEKKYGPPHTCEQCKQHCAFDRKDDRKKVDGKLLCWLCTLSYKRVLQKTKEQRKHLSSSSHTALQEKEQLTWLSDASHYNSQKTLSTSSIQNEIPKKKPKFDAIIANGDSFSPDLALDSPGTDHFVIMSQLKEEVATLKKMLHQKDQLILEKEKKITELKAEFQYQENQMRSKMNQMEKMHKEVVEQQQARNRELMKQVAALSKGKKPEKAGAMTSP from the exons ATGGCTGCGCTGTATGCCTGCACGAAGTGTAACCAAAGATGCCCGTTCGAGGCGCTGTCTCAGGGACAGCAGCTGTGCAAG GAGTGTCGAATTGCACATCCTATGGTTAAGTGCACGTACTGCAGGACAGAGTTTCAGCAGGAAAG TAAAACCAACACCATCTGTAAGAAATGTGCACAGAACGTGAAACTGTATGGCACA CCCAAACCCTGCCAGTACTGTAACATAATCGCCACGTTCATCGGTAACAAATGCCAGCGCTGCACAAACTCAGAGAAGAAGTACGGCCCCCCCCACACGTGCGAGCAGTGCAAGCAGCACTGTGCCTTCGACAGGAAGGACGACAGGAAGAAG GTGGACGGGAAGCTGCTGTGCTGGCTCTGCACCCTCTCCTACAAGAGGGTCCTCCAGAAGACCAAAGAGCAGCGCAAGCACCTGAGCTCCTCCTCTCACACAGCCCTGCAGGAGAAGGAGCAGCTCACCTGGCTCAGCGATGCCAGCCACTACAACAG TCAGAAGACTTTGTCCACCTCGTCCATTCAGAATGAAATTCCAAAGAAAAAGCCCAAGTTTGACGCCATCATAGCCAATGGGGACAG CTTCTCCCCGGACCTGGCCCTGGACTCCCCCGGCACAGACCACTTCGTCATCATGTCCCAGCTGAAGGAGGAGGTGGCAACGCTCAAGAAGATGCTGCACCAGAAGGACCAGCTCATcctggagaaggagaagaag ATCACGGAGCTGAAGGCTGAATTCCAGTACCAGGAGAATCAGATGAGGTCCAAGATGAACCAGATGGAGAAAATGCACAAGGAGGTTGTGGAGCAACAGCAG GCCCGCAACAGGGAGCTTATGAAGCAGGTGGCCGCTCTGTCGAAAGGGAAAAAGCCAGAGAAAGCAGGAGCAATGACATCACCCTGA
- the LOC131701576 gene encoding CD164 sialomucin-like 2 protein isoform X4 — MDSCGGCLAGDASLNITDCVWLQCDSGNSSCVWGSEVPEGCSLYNEASLCAAAPTSAPRSSTPSGTDALPPTVSAPVYKQANFDLSSFIGGIILVLGMQSAVFFIIKFFKTKDSTYQTIEEPQ; from the exons ATGGATTCGTGTGGAGGCTGCCTGGCCGGGGACGCCTCGCTCAATATCACAGACTGCGTGTGGCTGCAGTGCGATTCAG GCAACTCAAGCTGTGTGTGGGGGAGCGAGGTGCCGGAAGGCTGCTCCCTGTACAACGAAGCCTCCCTGTGTGCTG CTGCTCCCACTTCAGCCCCCAGGAGCTCCACCCCCAGTGGGACAG ACGCCCTGCCCCCCACGGTGTCAGCCCCAGTGTACAAGCAGGCAAACTTTGACCTGTCGAGCTTCATTGGGGGGATCATCCTGGTGCTGGGAATGCAGTCGGCCGTCTTCTTCATCATCAAGTTCTTCAAGACCAAAGACAGCACCTACCAGACCAT CGAGGAGCCGCAGTAG